The region CCGCGGTGTCGCGCGGGACCAGCTCGAGGTACTTGCGGAGGTACTCCTCGGCCTTGGCGGGCTCGCCCTTGTTGAGATGGTAGCCGGCGAAGTACAGGTACTTCTCCAGCAGCGCCTGCTTCGGGTCGACCGGCTGCGCCGGCTGCGCTGGCGGGACCTG is a window of bacterium DNA encoding:
- a CDS encoding tetratricopeptide repeat protein, whose amino-acid sequence is QVPPAQPAQPVDPKQALLEKYLYFAGYHLNKGEPAKAEEYLRKYLELVPRDTAVWMRLGEACARQGRYDAAREAWEQVLRLEPGNAEADTAIRRLVRGEY